In Exiguobacterium acetylicum, the genomic stretch GGACTGGACGAAAACGCAGGAGGTGGCAGCATGCGCATCGAGCAAATGAGTCAAGCGACGTATGAGACTTATTTACCGGTCGCAATCGATGAGTATGCGGCAGAGAAGTGTCGTGCTGGTACGTGGTCAGAAAACGAATCGCTCGAGAAGGCGACAGAAGAGTTCGCAACATTGTTGCCAGAAGGTCTGAAGACGAAGGATCACTACTTATTTACGTTTCGTGACGAGACAGGGAACGATCTTGGAATGGTCTGGGTCCATGTGACAGAAGAATCACGCGGACGTTGCGCTTTCATCTTCGACGTCAAGATTACGTCTGAAAAGCAAAACCAAGGATACGGCAAGGAAGCGCTCCGCTTACTGGAAGTGATGTTGAAGCGGATGAACGTCAAGAAGATTTCCTTACACGTCTTTGCGCATAACGAACGGGCGATTCATGTGTATGAATCGCTTGGGTACGAGAAGACGGATTATTATATGTCGAAGTCCTTATTGGATAAATAATGACAAAACCCGCCTGAAGTGAGGGCGGGTTTTGTCATAGAATGGGTGACAAGAGCCTAGAAATACTCTCCTTGAAACGAATCATCCGCGAGCGAGCAGCATATTTTTCAATGGTCAGCTTTTCGCTATCTGCGACGTCAGACAAAAAGAGTAATTCCAATTCTTCTGCTACGGCTTGGTGATAGAGAATCGCATTCATTTCAAAATTCAAGCGAAAACTTCGCGCATCGATGTTCGTCGTTCCGACCGAAGCGATCTTTCCATCGACGACGATCGTCTTCGCATGCATGAATCCAAGTTCATACGTATATACGTCAGCGCCATGTTGAATCAATTCACCGACAGAGGCATAGGTTGCCCAGTAAACGAACGGATGATCCGGTTGATTCGGGATCATGATTTTTAGTGTCACGCCTGAGGCAAGAGCGATTTTGCAGGCATCCATGAAACTCGTATCGGGGATGAAGTAAGGAGACTGGATATAGATGGACTTTTCTGCTGTAAGAATCATTTGAATTAACATGTTCTTTAAATATTCCAATTCAGATGTTGGTCCCGATGTGACGATTTGAACCGGTACAGGATCGTTCGTTCGGTCATGTGCTGGAATCGGGGTCGTCGACCAATCCGTTCGTTCTTTACTTGCCGCATCCCAATCTTGTTCAAAATGATATTCAAGCTCTTCAACGACAGGACCGAGGACGCGTAGGTGCGTATCTCGCCAATAGCCGAAATGTTCATCTTCCCCGAGATACTCGGAACCGACGTTAAATCCTCCAATGTAGCCGATGCGTCGGTCGATCGTACACAATTTTCGGTGATTGCGGTTATTGATTCGTAGGTTCAAGATTCCAAGCGGTGATGAAAAGAACGACCGAACCTCACCACCATCGTTTTTGAACGCATCAAAGTCCTTCGCTTTTAATTTCCAAGATCCGACGGCATCATACAGAATCCGAACTTTGACACCGCGCTTGGCTTGTTCGAACAAGGCAGTAAGAAGTCGATCGCCGAGCGGATCGCGTTTCAGGATGAAATATTGGATGTTGATTTCGAGTTGTGCCTTTTGAATATCTGCCAGTAAGGTATCGAATTTCTGATGACCATCGAATAGTGTCCGGACATCTGTCGCTTCTGTTAAGAGGGCACCTGACGCCCGATTGGCTTGAATCAATTTACGATAAGGAAAAAGAGAGGTGTTGGGTGCGATTTCGGTTTTGTCTTGTGCAACGAATTGTTGTTCACGTACTCGGAGGCGTTCTTCAGGCACATGGTAAAAGGAGTCCTGTTTTAATGAGCGACCGAGTACTAAGTAAACTAAGAAACCAATGATCGGTAGGAAAAAAAGAATCATCAACCAAGCCCAGGTCGCGCTGATGTCGCGTCGCTCGAAGAATAGGATGGCGATGGCTGCGGCGACGTTGGCGAAGAAGATGGCGTAGAACAAAATCGATAGAATAAGGGTATAGTCCATCAATACGAACACCTCGTTTTCAAAAGAATGAAGTTGACAGGAGGAAGGGACGATGGTCTTGGAGTGGGTACGCTTCATCTCACGCATCATTTTCATTCCGATTTCGGATGATTTATTGGTCATCCGTCAAATTTCGAATTGGCTACAGCAAGGTCAAGTGCCGTTCGCCATTTTTTTGTTGGTCTGGTCAGCATGTTTCGTTTGTTTTATTCTC encodes the following:
- a CDS encoding GNAT family N-acetyltransferase, translating into MRIEQMSQATYETYLPVAIDEYAAEKCRAGTWSENESLEKATEEFATLLPEGLKTKDHYLFTFRDETGNDLGMVWVHVTEESRGRCAFIFDVKITSEKQNQGYGKEALRLLEVMLKRMNVKKISLHVFAHNERAIHVYESLGYEKTDYYMSKSLLDK
- the cls gene encoding cardiolipin synthase, which gives rise to MDYTLILSILFYAIFFANVAAAIAILFFERRDISATWAWLMILFFLPIIGFLVYLVLGRSLKQDSFYHVPEERLRVREQQFVAQDKTEIAPNTSLFPYRKLIQANRASGALLTEATDVRTLFDGHQKFDTLLADIQKAQLEINIQYFILKRDPLGDRLLTALFEQAKRGVKVRILYDAVGSWKLKAKDFDAFKNDGGEVRSFFSSPLGILNLRINNRNHRKLCTIDRRIGYIGGFNVGSEYLGEDEHFGYWRDTHLRVLGPVVEELEYHFEQDWDAASKERTDWSTTPIPAHDRTNDPVPVQIVTSGPTSELEYLKNMLIQMILTAEKSIYIQSPYFIPDTSFMDACKIALASGVTLKIMIPNQPDHPFVYWATYASVGELIQHGADVYTYELGFMHAKTIVVDGKIASVGTTNIDARSFRLNFEMNAILYHQAVAEELELLFLSDVADSEKLTIEKYAARSRMIRFKESISRLLSPIL